A portion of the Acidihalobacter yilgarnensis genome contains these proteins:
- the yajC gene encoding preprotein translocase subunit YajC, giving the protein MSFLIPNAYAEAGGAVASQPGGGLDFMILIAIMFAVMYFMIIRPQSKRAKEHKRLVEALSKGDEVVTTGGIVGKVTTVGDNFVQVEVSEGVEVKLQKQAVTSVLPKGTIKGL; this is encoded by the coding sequence ATGAGTTTTTTGATTCCTAACGCGTACGCCGAGGCGGGTGGCGCGGTCGCCTCCCAGCCGGGTGGTGGTCTCGACTTCATGATTTTGATCGCTATCATGTTCGCGGTGATGTATTTCATGATCATCCGTCCGCAAAGCAAGCGCGCCAAGGAGCACAAGCGCTTGGTCGAGGCGCTCTCCAAGGGCGATGAGGTGGTGACCACCGGCGGGATCGTCGGCAAGGTAACCACGGTTGGCGATAATTTCGTGCAGGTCGAGGTGTCGGAAGGTGTAGAGGTCAAGCTGCAGAAGCAGGCGGTGACCTCCGTGCTGCCCAAGGGCACGATCAAGGGCCTCTGA
- the tgt gene encoding tRNA guanosine(34) transglycosylase Tgt, with product MKFELLTQDGPARRGRLHFPRGTVETPAFMPVGTYGTVKGMTPEELEGLGAEIVLGNTFHLMLRPGTEIIARHGDLHDFMHWERPILTDSGGFQVFSLAKLRKLSEEGVSFRSPVNGDKVMLTPERSMEVQRALGSDIVMIFDECTPYPATEAEAGESMRLSLRWAARSRVAHGDSPAALFGIVQGGMYEALRLESAAGLQGIGFDGYAIGGLAVGEPAEERLRTLEATLPALPVDRPRYLMGVGTPEDIVESVQRGVDMFDCVIPTRNARNGFLYTRKGVMRIRNARFADDTGPLEAGCGCYTCRHYSRAYLRHLDKCGEILGARLNTIHNLHYYQTLMRELREAIAAGRLEAYVSEFRALRANPANAVP from the coding sequence ATGAAATTCGAACTATTGACCCAGGATGGCCCCGCCCGGCGCGGACGTTTGCACTTCCCGCGGGGCACGGTGGAGACGCCAGCCTTCATGCCGGTAGGCACCTATGGCACGGTCAAGGGCATGACACCCGAGGAACTGGAGGGGCTGGGGGCCGAGATCGTGCTCGGCAATACCTTCCATCTGATGCTGCGACCGGGTACTGAGATCATTGCGCGTCATGGCGACCTACATGATTTCATGCATTGGGAGCGACCGATCCTGACCGACTCCGGTGGTTTTCAGGTCTTTAGCCTTGCCAAGCTGCGTAAGCTCAGCGAGGAAGGGGTGAGCTTCCGCTCGCCGGTGAACGGTGACAAGGTGATGTTGACGCCGGAGCGTTCGATGGAGGTGCAACGCGCGCTGGGTTCCGACATTGTGATGATTTTCGACGAGTGCACGCCATATCCAGCCACGGAGGCTGAGGCGGGCGAGTCAATGCGTCTGTCGCTGCGTTGGGCGGCGCGCTCGCGGGTGGCGCATGGCGATAGTCCGGCGGCGTTGTTCGGCATCGTTCAGGGTGGCATGTACGAGGCGCTGCGCTTGGAGTCAGCTGCCGGGCTGCAGGGAATTGGCTTCGATGGTTATGCGATCGGCGGGCTTGCGGTTGGAGAGCCGGCGGAAGAGCGTCTGCGGACGCTGGAGGCGACTCTGCCGGCCTTGCCGGTCGATCGACCTCGCTATTTGATGGGTGTGGGCACGCCGGAGGACATCGTCGAGTCGGTGCAGCGCGGTGTGGATATGTTTGACTGCGTGATTCCGACGCGCAATGCCCGTAATGGTTTTTTGTACACCCGCAAGGGTGTGATGCGTATCCGCAACGCGCGTTTCGCCGACGACACCGGGCCGTTGGAGGCGGGTTGCGGCTGCTATACCTGCCGCCATTATTCGCGCGCCTACCTGCGGCATCTGGACAAGTGCGGCGAGATTCTCGGGGCACGACTGAATACGATTCACAATCTTCATTACTACCAGACGCTGATGCGCGAGCTGCGCGAGGCCATTGCGGCCGGGCGATTGGAGGCTTATGTGAGCGAGTTCCGGGCCCTGCGCGCAAATCCAGCCAACGCTGTGCCATAA
- the queA gene encoding tRNA preQ1(34) S-adenosylmethionine ribosyltransferase-isomerase QueA — MLTRDFHYDLPETLIAQAPQEPRSASRMLALDAGRGLVDSLVAELPTFLSAGDLLVFNDTRVIPARLFGQKETGGRVEVLVERITSECTALAHVRASKSPPAGSLLMLEGGLEVCVQGREGELFVLEFVGVPSVLDALERHGHMPLPPYIRRQDTDEDRARYQTIFAQRSGAVAAPTAGLHFDEGLLARIRERGVETARVTLHVGAGTFQPVRVSDPTQHHMHAEYAEVDEATCEAVRACRTRGGRVVAVGTTCVRSLESAAADGELRPFAGDTRLFITPGYRFHVVDALVTNFHLPESTLLMLVCAFAGYEPVMAAYRHAVSESYRFFSYGDAMFLTRTR; from the coding sequence ATGTTGACCCGTGACTTCCATTACGATTTGCCCGAGACGCTGATCGCCCAGGCGCCGCAAGAGCCCAGGAGTGCCAGCCGGATGCTCGCGCTCGATGCCGGGCGCGGTCTTGTCGATAGTCTTGTCGCCGAGTTGCCCACCTTTCTGAGCGCGGGCGATTTGCTGGTGTTCAATGACACCCGTGTGATACCTGCCCGTTTGTTCGGGCAAAAGGAGACGGGCGGGCGCGTGGAGGTGTTGGTCGAACGCATCACCAGCGAATGCACCGCGCTGGCGCATGTGCGGGCCAGCAAGAGTCCGCCGGCGGGTAGTTTGCTGATGCTCGAAGGCGGGCTGGAAGTCTGCGTTCAGGGACGCGAGGGCGAGCTGTTCGTGCTTGAGTTCGTGGGTGTCCCCAGTGTATTGGATGCTCTGGAACGCCACGGTCACATGCCGTTGCCACCGTATATCCGACGCCAGGACACAGATGAGGATCGTGCGCGTTATCAGACGATATTTGCGCAACGCTCGGGGGCGGTGGCGGCGCCGACGGCTGGGCTGCACTTCGATGAGGGGCTGCTGGCGCGTATCCGCGAGCGAGGCGTGGAGACGGCGCGCGTAACCTTGCATGTGGGTGCGGGTACTTTCCAGCCGGTGCGCGTAAGCGATCCGACGCAGCATCATATGCATGCGGAATATGCCGAGGTCGATGAGGCCACCTGTGAGGCAGTGCGTGCCTGCCGCACCCGTGGCGGGCGCGTGGTGGCGGTCGGTACGACCTGTGTACGGAGTTTGGAAAGCGCTGCGGCGGATGGAGAATTGCGTCCATTCGCTGGCGATACCCGCCTGTTTATCACGCCGGGCTACCGCTTTCATGTGGTGGACGCTTTGGTGACCAATTTCCACTTGCCGGAATCGACGCTGCTGATGCTGGTCTGCGCCTTCGCGGGTTACGAGCCCGTGATGGCGGCTTACCGGCACGCGGTGTCCGAGTCCTACCGATTTTTCAGCTATGGCGATGCCATGTTTTTGACCCGAACCCGATGA
- a CDS encoding EAL domain-containing protein — MLPIGHLLTGVEAASTAAGSLYQTHWATARMRPGRLCLEPLVSASSLRQVCGVEILYRPQFPFRAMPSEDSRRWLSWYRHLADRGMAFALDRAPYVTFNLTTRQLADDRIYREIQRLPLHGRIVVEWVETPALPAQLEKATKRLHALKSEGVGVAIDDAGAGHDWMDRATRVRPDWIKIDGALFQAGAAGYRSAADIACRGIVEIARNLGAEVVAEWVERDAHVAYARKIGCRYLQGRYFDRALERQLARMGA; from the coding sequence ATGCTACCGATCGGACATCTGTTGACGGGCGTTGAGGCGGCAAGTACCGCAGCCGGCAGCCTGTATCAAACTCACTGGGCCACCGCGCGCATGCGTCCTGGACGCCTGTGTCTCGAACCGCTGGTGTCCGCCAGCAGCCTGCGCCAGGTCTGCGGGGTTGAGATCCTGTACCGGCCGCAGTTCCCGTTTCGCGCAATGCCGTCGGAAGACAGCCGCCGCTGGCTATCGTGGTACCGCCATCTGGCCGACCGCGGCATGGCCTTTGCGCTCGACCGCGCGCCCTATGTCACTTTCAACCTGACCACCCGGCAATTGGCGGACGATCGAATCTATCGTGAAATCCAGCGCCTGCCGCTGCATGGGCGCATTGTCGTCGAATGGGTGGAAACGCCGGCCTTGCCAGCGCAGCTTGAGAAGGCCACGAAACGCTTGCATGCGCTGAAATCGGAGGGCGTAGGCGTCGCCATCGACGATGCCGGTGCGGGCCACGACTGGATGGACCGCGCGACCCGTGTGCGGCCCGACTGGATCAAGATCGATGGCGCGCTGTTTCAGGCCGGGGCGGCGGGCTACCGGAGTGCCGCAGACATCGCGTGCCGCGGGATCGTTGAGATCGCCCGAAACCTGGGCGCCGAGGTGGTGGCCGAGTGGGTGGAACGCGATGCGCATGTGGCCTACGCGCGAAAGATCGGGTGTCGATATCTGCAGGGGCGCTACTTCGACCGCGCACTGGAACGGCAGCTTGCCAGAATGGGCGCTTGA
- a CDS encoding ATP-dependent DNA helicase — protein MNADQARAFEALRRFMRGPPGECVLKGYAGTGKTWLLVQAVLLAAELGIKTAVCAPTHKAVAVIRDKLDAALASAGKTSDQIAIRTGTLHALLGLRLKEDRFGAYRVEIDRNPGNEYFDDYPLVVIDESSMVGDTLLYHIHEAMQDSDVRVLYVGDPGQLLPVEDKPDKNAGTSALLARLPPVFETVSMQHELNEIVRQKATGRPHPIVQFAQVVRGYIEGDTEGVFTPERVREYVVRQSDNLAGRVRIASVSDVGAGLVKLRRARPDQDIRAVAWRNRVVDQHNAFVHRELADLYESQEGTGDAPFWSGETIIAREMLHAFPAGCGSEWRDELFWEAMLSPGKTSYGHGKAKRKEREKAAAGFKPISIQNNTEMIVRECRAMEHPYLHIPSWRILTSTSEDGEVEFYIADDADEHTRIKTATWAHYREQQNHRLREEEFGRAWAVTRACAPVMHGYAMTAHKSQGSTFYCSIVDVRDLYGMVRKSGAEDYHRALYVAVTRASDYVWLCI, from the coding sequence ATGAATGCAGATCAGGCGCGCGCGTTCGAGGCCCTGCGCCGCTTCATGCGGGGGCCGCCCGGGGAATGCGTGCTCAAGGGCTATGCCGGTACCGGCAAGACCTGGCTGCTGGTGCAGGCGGTGCTGCTGGCAGCCGAACTCGGCATCAAAACCGCAGTTTGCGCACCGACCCACAAGGCCGTCGCCGTCATTCGTGACAAACTGGACGCTGCGCTCGCCAGCGCTGGCAAAACCAGCGACCAGATAGCCATCCGGACGGGCACCCTGCATGCGTTGCTGGGTCTGCGTCTCAAAGAGGACCGATTCGGCGCTTATCGGGTGGAAATCGACAGAAACCCCGGCAACGAATACTTCGACGATTACCCGTTGGTCGTGATCGACGAATCTTCCATGGTGGGCGACACCCTGCTCTATCACATACATGAAGCGATGCAGGACAGCGATGTTCGGGTGCTCTATGTCGGCGATCCGGGACAGTTGCTGCCAGTCGAGGACAAGCCCGATAAAAACGCCGGCACGAGCGCTTTGCTGGCGAGGCTCCCGCCCGTCTTTGAAACCGTTTCCATGCAGCACGAGCTGAACGAGATCGTGCGCCAGAAAGCGACCGGACGCCCCCATCCGATCGTGCAGTTCGCCCAAGTCGTCCGTGGTTATATCGAGGGTGACACAGAGGGCGTGTTTACGCCGGAACGCGTCCGTGAATATGTCGTTCGGCAAAGCGATAATCTGGCTGGCCGGGTCCGCATCGCCTCGGTTTCGGATGTCGGAGCAGGACTCGTCAAGCTCAGGCGCGCGAGGCCCGATCAAGATATTCGCGCCGTCGCATGGCGCAACCGCGTCGTCGACCAGCACAACGCCTTCGTGCACCGGGAACTGGCCGACCTGTACGAGAGCCAAGAAGGCACGGGTGACGCACCCTTTTGGTCCGGCGAAACGATCATCGCGCGCGAGATGCTGCATGCGTTCCCCGCCGGATGCGGCAGCGAGTGGCGAGACGAACTATTCTGGGAGGCGATGCTTTCGCCCGGGAAAACATCATATGGGCATGGCAAAGCCAAGCGCAAAGAACGGGAAAAAGCCGCGGCCGGGTTCAAACCCATTTCCATTCAGAACAACACTGAAATGATCGTGCGCGAATGCCGTGCGATGGAGCACCCTTATCTGCATATCCCCAGCTGGCGAATACTGACCTCGACTTCAGAGGACGGCGAGGTCGAATTCTATATCGCCGACGATGCGGACGAGCATACCCGCATCAAGACAGCAACCTGGGCGCATTACCGCGAGCAGCAAAACCACCGGCTGCGCGAAGAAGAATTCGGCCGGGCCTGGGCGGTGACGCGCGCCTGCGCGCCGGTCATGCACGGCTATGCCATGACCGCGCACAAATCGCAGGGCAGCACATTTTATTGCTCGATTGTCGATGTCCGCGATCTGTATGGCATGGTCCGCAAGTCCGGCGCCGAAGATTATCATCGCGCTCTCTATGTCGCCGTGACTCGGGCGAGTGATTATGTCTGGCTTTGTATTTGA
- a CDS encoding DEAD/DEAH box helicase, with amino-acid sequence MKEPENIVRYWHAVELLQPQSAPKIKKRSSAYGAFLHDTPCTRPIPPWAPQSIVSKQALPEKREWSHRLYAHLYDSRLVAAALQKLYGADQGYREPQHRESAMFAAKFTMRGQLVEDSFVLSSEAWFLGRALARKDWTRGFEDDQRAAAEQARTQLQGQVSGDALRDFTRWVLQFLGVADFFATIERPPLRFCSQPVKPDKPASEDDPLNSFLLDDLATVADSLSKGVASEALNQYLRRHDPQLRLHIDSDDASPSLIERLMPQAHADSCWPSERHLGLVHSQQLAVNTVLSKLADGQGLLGVNGPPGTGKTTLLRDLIAAIITSRADVLATLRRASDGFASNARETGNDGGKERAAFKLNPSLYGFEIVVASSNNGAVENVTLELPQRDKIDENWLPEAEHFADLGELITGKPAWGLISGALGSKARRKAFVDRYFYGQSPAAGQDKVDNNEEASDEIDDENVAKTLFAGPATAAETNDQQASQQPLKKAPQGLMAWLGEHSQRNKERRPEERQALWQQAVAEYEKAKAQVRLVCAEASRIRALIQTLETTRKKITETTATVQALEKRLAHTAEQQARLDADEGRPANAAFKHALEALAQHQASKPGFWANLCSLWGASRTWNTALKLLQDRHGLAKAEFDRIARLAKQFEDSRQQLDRQIANAQQALKKMRAEDQSLTQQASDLASACRADHLLAWLRDGVIGRGDAIELAEPWHIEGWRQARARVFIQALKLHRTFFELEAARMRFNLFLINAMLTGAHLQGFSREAIRSVWASLFMVVPVLSSTFASFASSFRSLGPGEIGWLLVDEAGQALPQAAVGALWRSRRALLVGDPLQIKPIVTVSDAVLEHMRTRYRVDAHWLPNRQSAQTLADQATTWGRLAGPADSKTWVGLPLVVHRRCDKPMYRLANRIAYDGAMVYGTLAPRADKETRARLPTGWIHASGASDGNWVPAEGEALRALLALLRVDGVDAAEISVITPFKAVQENLKRLLGDSMVSGTIHAMQGKEAPVVIMVLGGNTEGSGARDWAVSEPNLLNVAATRAKRRFYVIGDRNDWQNRSLFRDVMDLLPLQCLPECEAIVAP; translated from the coding sequence TTGAAGGAGCCCGAGAACATCGTCCGGTACTGGCATGCAGTCGAGTTGCTGCAGCCGCAATCGGCCCCCAAGATCAAAAAACGCAGCAGCGCCTATGGTGCATTCCTTCACGATACGCCCTGCACGCGCCCTATCCCTCCTTGGGCACCCCAGAGCATCGTTAGCAAGCAGGCGCTTCCCGAGAAGCGCGAATGGAGCCATAGGCTCTATGCACACCTGTACGACAGCCGGCTCGTCGCCGCCGCGCTCCAGAAACTGTACGGCGCCGACCAGGGCTACCGCGAACCACAGCACCGAGAGTCTGCGATGTTCGCCGCGAAGTTCACCATGCGCGGGCAACTGGTGGAAGATAGTTTCGTGCTCTCCAGCGAGGCCTGGTTCCTCGGACGGGCGCTGGCGAGAAAGGACTGGACACGCGGATTCGAGGACGATCAGCGGGCCGCCGCCGAGCAGGCGCGAACGCAGCTACAAGGCCAGGTCTCCGGCGATGCGCTGCGGGACTTCACCCGGTGGGTGCTGCAGTTTCTCGGCGTGGCGGATTTCTTTGCGACTATTGAGCGCCCGCCACTGCGATTTTGTTCCCAACCTGTCAAACCCGACAAGCCCGCATCGGAGGACGATCCGCTCAACAGCTTCCTGCTCGACGACCTAGCCACCGTTGCTGACAGCCTCAGCAAGGGCGTGGCGAGCGAAGCGTTGAACCAATACCTGCGCCGCCACGATCCGCAACTGCGGCTGCATATCGACAGCGACGACGCCTCCCCATCGCTGATCGAGCGGCTTATGCCGCAGGCCCATGCCGATAGCTGCTGGCCCTCCGAACGGCACCTGGGGCTTGTGCATTCCCAGCAACTGGCCGTGAACACCGTTCTGTCCAAGCTCGCTGACGGACAGGGACTTCTAGGAGTCAATGGCCCGCCGGGCACGGGCAAAACGACCCTGCTGCGCGATTTGATAGCCGCCATCATCACCAGCCGGGCGGACGTGCTTGCCACGCTGCGCCGCGCATCCGACGGTTTTGCCAGCAACGCGCGCGAAACCGGCAACGATGGCGGTAAGGAGCGGGCTGCCTTCAAGCTCAATCCTTCGCTGTACGGCTTCGAGATCGTGGTCGCTTCGTCCAACAACGGCGCCGTGGAGAACGTCACCCTTGAACTGCCCCAGCGCGACAAGATCGACGAGAACTGGCTGCCCGAGGCCGAGCACTTCGCCGACCTGGGTGAGCTGATCACTGGCAAGCCGGCCTGGGGATTGATCTCTGGTGCGCTGGGCAGCAAGGCGCGGCGCAAGGCGTTCGTAGACCGCTACTTCTATGGGCAGAGTCCAGCGGCCGGCCAAGACAAGGTGGACAACAACGAGGAAGCCAGCGACGAAATCGACGATGAGAATGTCGCCAAGACCCTGTTTGCCGGCCCGGCCACCGCTGCCGAGACCAATGATCAGCAAGCATCTCAGCAACCGCTGAAGAAAGCGCCGCAAGGCCTGATGGCATGGTTGGGCGAGCACAGCCAGCGCAACAAGGAGCGCAGGCCGGAAGAACGCCAAGCCCTGTGGCAGCAGGCGGTCGCCGAGTACGAGAAGGCCAAGGCGCAGGTTCGCTTGGTATGCGCCGAAGCCTCCCGCATCCGCGCTCTGATCCAGACGCTGGAAACGACCAGGAAGAAGATCACCGAAACGACTGCCACCGTGCAGGCGCTTGAAAAGCGCTTGGCGCACACGGCGGAACAACAGGCACGCCTGGATGCCGATGAAGGTCGTCCCGCCAATGCGGCGTTCAAACATGCGCTGGAGGCGCTTGCCCAACACCAGGCCAGCAAACCAGGGTTCTGGGCGAACCTATGCAGTCTGTGGGGAGCGTCACGCACCTGGAACACTGCGCTGAAACTGCTGCAAGACCGGCATGGCCTCGCCAAGGCTGAGTTCGACCGCATCGCACGGCTTGCCAAGCAATTCGAGGACTCCAGGCAGCAACTGGATAGGCAGATCGCCAATGCGCAGCAGGCGTTGAAAAAAATGCGGGCGGAAGATCAATCCCTGACGCAACAGGCCAGCGATTTGGCTAGCGCTTGTCGAGCCGACCATCTACTGGCATGGCTGCGCGACGGCGTGATCGGCCGTGGCGACGCCATCGAACTGGCCGAACCCTGGCACATCGAGGGCTGGCGACAGGCCCGAGCGCGTGTCTTCATTCAGGCACTGAAGCTACATCGGACATTCTTCGAGCTGGAGGCGGCACGGATGCGCTTCAACCTGTTTCTGATCAACGCGATGTTGACCGGCGCGCACCTGCAGGGATTCTCGCGCGAGGCGATTCGCTCGGTTTGGGCCTCGTTGTTCATGGTCGTGCCGGTACTCAGCAGCACCTTTGCCTCGTTCGCAAGCTCTTTCCGCTCATTGGGGCCGGGGGAGATCGGCTGGCTGCTGGTGGATGAGGCCGGACAGGCCCTCCCGCAAGCGGCGGTGGGTGCGCTGTGGCGCTCCCGACGCGCGCTGCTGGTGGGCGATCCACTGCAAATCAAGCCCATCGTCACCGTGTCCGACGCTGTGCTGGAACACATGCGCACACGCTATCGCGTCGATGCGCATTGGCTCCCCAACAGACAGTCCGCGCAGACCTTGGCGGATCAGGCCACGACATGGGGCCGCCTGGCGGGGCCAGCCGACAGCAAGACGTGGGTGGGGTTGCCATTGGTCGTGCATCGGCGCTGCGACAAGCCGATGTACAGGCTGGCCAACCGTATCGCCTACGACGGTGCCATGGTGTATGGCACCCTCGCACCGCGCGCCGACAAAGAGACGCGCGCCCGCCTGCCGACGGGATGGATTCACGCCAGCGGAGCATCCGACGGGAACTGGGTGCCGGCCGAAGGAGAGGCCTTGCGGGCGCTGCTCGCCCTGTTGCGCGTGGATGGCGTGGATGCGGCCGAAATTTCGGTGATCACGCCCTTCAAGGCTGTTCAGGAAAACCTCAAACGCCTGCTCGGTGACTCGATGGTTTCCGGAACCATCCACGCCATGCAGGGCAAGGAGGCTCCAGTCGTTATCATGGTGCTGGGCGGCAATACCGAAGGTTCTGGCGCACGAGATTGGGCGGTCTCAGAGCCCAACCTGCTGAATGTGGCAGCGACGCGGGCCAAGCGACGTTTTTATGTTATCGGCGACCGGAACGACTGGCAGAACCGGTCGCTGTTTCGCGATGTCATGGATCTCTTGCCGCTCCAGTGCCTTCCCGAGTGCGAAGCGATAGTGGCGCCCTAA
- a CDS encoding type II toxin-antitoxin system RelE family toxin, giving the protein MVWTVKFERSAERELSKLDPQIARRILVFLHDRLAQLDDPRSIGEALKGAKLGAFWKYRVGDYRVIASIEDAELCVLVLRIGNRRHVYR; this is encoded by the coding sequence ATGGTCTGGACGGTTAAGTTCGAGCGATCGGCCGAGCGCGAACTATCCAAACTCGATCCGCAGATCGCGCGCCGCATTCTCGTTTTCTTGCATGACCGCCTGGCGCAGCTGGATGACCCGCGAAGCATTGGCGAAGCGCTGAAAGGGGCCAAGCTGGGCGCATTCTGGAAATACCGGGTTGGCGACTATCGCGTTATCGCCAGCATCGAGGACGCCGAACTTTGCGTTCTCGTTCTGAGAATTGGAAACAGGCGGCACGTATACCGTTGA
- the relB gene encoding type II toxin-antitoxin system RelB family antitoxin — protein sequence MPISIRLPSDVEARLNELAARTGRSKTFYATEAIIDHLDDLEDVYLAEQRLVDLRAGKSDAVSLDDLMARYGLDG from the coding sequence ATGCCGATTTCAATCCGACTCCCCAGCGATGTTGAAGCCAGGCTTAACGAGTTGGCGGCGCGCACGGGACGCAGCAAGACATTCTACGCCACCGAAGCGATCATCGATCACCTTGATGATCTCGAAGACGTATACCTCGCCGAGCAACGTCTTGTAGACCTGCGCGCAGGCAAGTCGGACGCTGTTTCGCTTGATGATCTGATGGCGCGGTATGGTCTGGACGGTTAA
- a CDS encoding type II toxin-antitoxin system RelE/ParE family toxin, with product MFTLIESPIFTRLWPDYWTEEERGEFAAWLAENPEAGDVVPGSGGVRKVRWSRAGQGKRGGVRVIYFCQTGESLIWLLTIYAKSRQENAPAHILRGLRQELIDGQE from the coding sequence ATGTTCACGCTCATCGAATCTCCAATTTTTACCCGGCTGTGGCCGGACTACTGGACTGAAGAAGAGCGTGGTGAATTTGCAGCTTGGTTGGCCGAGAATCCTGAAGCTGGAGATGTAGTTCCAGGTTCAGGAGGTGTGCGGAAGGTTCGTTGGTCACGGGCCGGTCAAGGCAAGCGTGGTGGCGTGAGGGTTATTTACTTCTGTCAAACTGGCGAAAGCCTGATTTGGCTGCTAACCATCTACGCCAAGTCTCGTCAGGAGAATGCACCAGCACATATTCTCCGAGGATTGCGGCAGGAGTTGATCGATGGACAAGAGTGA
- a CDS encoding helix-turn-helix domain-containing protein, translating to MDKSEKELIERDLKRDVWQETLDAVKSIKAGEVGTVRTVELSPVVEARRKSGLPQSQFAELLGVSVRTLQDWEQGRRQPSRAAVSLIQIARQRPDVLREVFG from the coding sequence ATGGACAAGAGTGAAAAGGAACTGATTGAGCGTGATCTCAAGCGAGACGTTTGGCAGGAAACCTTAGATGCAGTTAAGAGCATCAAGGCCGGGGAGGTAGGTACTGTTCGCACAGTGGAATTATCCCCGGTCGTGGAGGCTCGCCGCAAATCTGGCTTGCCGCAGTCTCAGTTTGCTGAGCTTTTAGGTGTGTCTGTCCGTACTCTCCAAGATTGGGAGCAGGGTCGTAGGCAGCCAAGTCGAGCTGCTGTATCTCTAATTCAAATTGCCAGGCAGCGGCCTGATGTACTCCGTGAAGTTTTTGGCTGA
- a CDS encoding IS607 family transposase, with amino-acid sequence MSSKMVSIREAAEFLGVVPQTLRRWEREGKLLPDERTPGGRRRYDLARLRPEQFRADDAPRRTIAYARVSSHDQKDDLERQKQVLELYCARQGWTFEVIADLGSGMNYHKKGLKRLLNAILAGNVGRLVISHKDRLLRFGAELVFAICEATGVEVVILNQGEDTTFEEDLAKDVLEIITVFSARLYGSRSRKNQKLLDGVKKAVDEAQT; translated from the coding sequence ATGTCTAGTAAGATGGTCAGTATTCGCGAAGCCGCCGAGTTCCTGGGCGTCGTGCCTCAAACGCTGCGGCGATGGGAACGCGAAGGCAAACTTTTGCCCGATGAACGCACACCGGGCGGACGCAGGCGCTATGACCTTGCGCGGCTGCGTCCTGAGCAGTTTCGTGCGGATGATGCGCCACGTCGAACCATCGCCTATGCCCGCGTTTCAAGCCACGACCAGAAAGACGATCTGGAACGCCAAAAGCAGGTGCTGGAACTGTACTGCGCCCGCCAAGGCTGGACGTTCGAGGTCATTGCCGATCTGGGTTCCGGCATGAACTATCACAAGAAGGGCTTGAAGCGCCTGCTCAATGCCATTCTTGCCGGGAATGTCGGGCGACTGGTCATCAGCCACAAAGATCGGCTGCTGCGCTTCGGCGCGGAACTGGTGTTCGCCATCTGCGAGGCCACAGGCGTTGAAGTGGTGATACTCAACCAGGGCGAGGATACGACCTTCGAGGAAGACTTGGCCAAGGACGTGTTGGAAATCATCACTGTGTTCTCGGCACGACTGTATGGCAGCCGCTCACGCAAGAACCAAAAGCTGCTCGATGGCGTGAAGAAGGCCGTTGACGAGGCGCAGACATGA